Proteins encoded by one window of Salicibibacter halophilus:
- a CDS encoding response regulator, whose amino-acid sequence MKDTYTVLIVEDDFRVAEINRKFIEKMEKFTVFGVAKTGEEMMEQLNNAQSSPDLILLDVYIPDVEGLELLWAIRNHYHEVDVIMMTAAKEVSTIEEALRGGAFDYIVKPIEFERFAWTFERYDRQRRMLTDKEEMDQAEIDRLMGASEAQQTPGSPKHELPKGIDEITLNTIKGILAKTKDQGITASTLGEKIGASRSTARRYLEYLV is encoded by the coding sequence ATGAAAGATACGTATACAGTACTCATCGTCGAAGATGATTTCCGGGTAGCCGAAATAAACCGGAAATTTATAGAGAAAATGGAAAAATTCACGGTATTTGGAGTGGCAAAAACCGGTGAAGAGATGATGGAGCAACTAAACAACGCCCAATCATCGCCCGATCTTATTTTGCTTGATGTATACATTCCGGATGTGGAAGGGCTGGAATTATTATGGGCCATCCGCAATCATTATCATGAAGTCGATGTGATCATGATGACCGCGGCCAAGGAAGTGTCCACCATAGAGGAAGCATTACGGGGCGGAGCCTTCGATTATATCGTGAAACCCATCGAGTTTGAACGATTTGCCTGGACGTTTGAGCGATATGACCGGCAGCGAAGGATGCTTACCGATAAAGAGGAAATGGATCAAGCGGAGATCGATCGTTTAATGGGAGCTTCCGAAGCCCAACAGACACCCGGATCTCCCAAGCATGAATTGCCGAAAGGCATCGATGAAATCACGTTAAATACCATTAAAGGTATACTGGCGAAAACGAAAGATCAAGGGATAACAGCTTCAACTTTGGGGGAAAAGATAGGAGCAAGTCGGTCAACGGCCAGACGCTATCTCGAATACCTGGTATAG
- a CDS encoding ATP-binding protein, protein MFAIVGLFVHYFFTDSLEDQMGERVLNVAQSVAHIPELQEAFDEENPASAIQPIVEPIREDTGAEFIVVGNTDEIRYSHPLPDRIGETMVGEDNERALIHGESYVSRAVGSLGSSMRGKVPVYSDDGEIVGVVSVGFLVDDIQSIIANYTRELWFVLLITIALGVLGAVMVAHYIKKKLFDLEPEEISHLFLQKETILQSTHEGIIGVNHKGMITVMNQTAQRLFWSDNTQTESYSGKHITDVLPDTKLPEVIDSGESQYDQEMLIGNHSVYVNRIPIFHEDKIIGAVSSFRNKTEIERLSKELRRIKQYAEALRAQTHEFSNKLYTISGLLQLDQKEEAIALIQQESHEQQEWIQFLTRKVPDPMISAVLLGKLNQANELGIEMTFDPDSKLTYSISKQKKEVLVTVLGNLLENALEALKKSQMPHPQVSVFFTDLGDDLVFEIEDSGHGIPPEQSEKVFKQGYSTKEGAHRGIGLALSSQMIAEVGGSIFLEESDLGGACFVVTIPKQRLEVE, encoded by the coding sequence ATGTTTGCGATCGTAGGTCTTTTTGTGCATTATTTTTTCACCGACTCACTGGAAGACCAAATGGGAGAACGGGTACTAAATGTGGCTCAAAGTGTCGCGCATATACCGGAACTGCAGGAAGCCTTTGATGAAGAAAATCCTGCTTCGGCCATTCAACCGATTGTAGAACCCATCAGAGAAGATACCGGGGCGGAATTCATCGTTGTCGGGAATACGGATGAGATTCGGTATTCCCATCCGCTTCCGGACCGAATCGGGGAAACCATGGTTGGGGAAGATAATGAGCGCGCGTTGATTCATGGAGAATCCTACGTTTCCAGAGCTGTAGGATCATTGGGGTCGTCCATGCGGGGGAAAGTTCCTGTTTATTCAGACGATGGAGAAATTGTCGGCGTGGTTTCCGTCGGTTTTTTGGTGGACGACATTCAAAGCATTATTGCAAATTATACGAGAGAATTATGGTTTGTTTTATTAATCACCATTGCCTTGGGAGTTTTGGGGGCGGTGATGGTCGCGCATTATATTAAAAAAAAGCTGTTTGACTTGGAACCCGAAGAGATTTCCCATTTGTTCTTGCAAAAAGAAACGATCCTCCAATCGACCCATGAAGGAATTATTGGCGTCAACCACAAAGGGATGATCACGGTAATGAATCAAACCGCGCAACGGCTGTTTTGGTCAGACAATACACAGACAGAGTCGTATAGTGGAAAACATATTACGGATGTTCTCCCGGATACGAAGCTGCCGGAAGTGATCGATAGCGGGGAAAGCCAATACGACCAGGAAATGCTGATCGGGAATCATAGCGTTTATGTTAACCGCATTCCGATCTTTCATGAGGATAAGATCATTGGAGCCGTCTCTTCTTTTCGTAACAAGACTGAAATTGAACGGTTATCAAAGGAATTGAGGAGAATCAAACAGTATGCCGAAGCGCTTCGGGCCCAGACTCATGAATTCTCGAATAAATTGTATACCATTTCAGGGCTGTTGCAACTGGATCAAAAAGAAGAAGCGATCGCGTTAATTCAACAAGAAAGTCACGAGCAACAAGAATGGATCCAATTCTTGACTCGAAAAGTGCCCGATCCGATGATTAGTGCCGTGTTGCTTGGCAAACTGAATCAAGCGAATGAACTGGGCATCGAGATGACCTTCGATCCGGATAGTAAATTAACGTATTCGATATCCAAACAGAAGAAAGAGGTCCTTGTAACGGTATTGGGAAATTTGCTGGAAAATGCATTGGAAGCGTTAAAAAAGAGTCAGATGCCCCATCCCCAGGTGAGCGTTTTCTTCACGGATTTGGGAGATGATCTCGTATTTGAAATTGAAGATTCGGGCCATGGCATTCCGCCGGAACAAAGCGAAAAAGTTTTCAAGCAAGGCTATTCAACAAAAGAAGGAGCACATAGAGGGATTGGACTTGCTCTAAGCAGCCAGATGATAGCTGAAGTAGGCGGGTCAATTTTCTTGGAGGAAAGCGACCTCGGAGGAGCTTGTTTCGTCGTCACCATACCTAAACAGAGGTTGGAGGTAGAATGA
- a CDS encoding Uma2 family endonuclease: MSNPVNRYTYRDYLQWDDGERWELINGVPYNMSPAPSRIHQKVLGEIFGEFRDYLKDKSCEVYLAPFDVRFPSNDQADDTDNVVQPDISIICDPDKLDDKGCNGNPDLIVEVLSPSTAKHDRLRKFELYEENGVQEYWIVDISNETVEVLSLNHGQYERENVYGNEDEITTNLFDSFSLDLGTVFT; this comes from the coding sequence ATGTCAAATCCTGTTAACCGTTACACTTATCGTGATTATTTACAATGGGATGATGGGGAGCGTTGGGAGCTGATCAACGGGGTGCCGTATAACATGTCACCTGCGCCGTCAAGAATTCATCAAAAAGTTCTTGGAGAGATATTTGGTGAATTCAGAGACTATTTGAAAGATAAGTCATGTGAGGTTTATTTGGCACCCTTTGACGTACGGTTCCCTTCGAATGATCAGGCAGACGACACCGACAACGTCGTACAACCGGACATTTCAATTATTTGCGATCCTGACAAATTGGACGACAAAGGCTGCAACGGCAACCCGGATTTGATCGTGGAAGTATTGTCTCCGTCAACCGCCAAGCACGACCGACTTCGTAAATTTGAGCTGTATGAAGAAAATGGGGTACAGGAATATTGGATCGTGGATATAAGCAATGAAACCGTCGAAGTGCTTTCGTTAAATCATGGACAATATGAAAGAGAAAACGTGTATGGAAATGAGGATGAGATAACGACAAATTTGTTTGATTCTTTTTCATTGGATTTAGGGACGGTGTTTACATGA
- a CDS encoding SCO family protein yields MIKKTAVAFGTLLLFCSGCAWLYETGAENGTDLSESELYVDDFSFTNQDEETVTNEDLEGDYWVASMVFSRCPTVCNVMTPNMSSLQADLEDEDLDTTLVSFTVDPDFDNPDTLRSYGENYNADFAGWHFLTGYEQEDIEAIAQNSFASVVENDPDGNDIIHSTQFYLVDPNGQVIRQYDGMETDTEPIAEDIQAVQG; encoded by the coding sequence ATGATAAAAAAAACAGCAGTTGCTTTTGGAACATTGTTATTGTTTTGCAGCGGCTGTGCTTGGCTATACGAAACGGGTGCAGAGAACGGCACCGATCTATCAGAATCAGAGTTGTACGTGGACGACTTTTCTTTTACGAATCAGGATGAAGAAACGGTAACCAATGAAGATCTGGAAGGGGATTACTGGGTGGCCAGCATGGTATTTAGCCGCTGCCCAACCGTCTGCAACGTCATGACGCCGAACATGTCGAGCTTACAGGCAGACCTTGAAGACGAAGACCTCGACACCACACTCGTGTCTTTTACTGTCGATCCGGATTTTGATAATCCCGATACACTACGCTCCTATGGGGAAAACTACAACGCCGATTTTGCGGGCTGGCATTTTCTCACCGGCTATGAACAGGAAGACATTGAAGCAATCGCGCAAAATTCATTCGCAAGCGTCGTGGAAAACGATCCGGATGGAAATGACATCATTCATTCCACCCAGTTTTATTTGGTCGATCCGAATGGCCAGGTTATTCGCCAATACGACGGAATGGAAACGGATACCGAACCTATTGCAGAGGATATTCAAGCGGTGCAAGGCTGA
- the ctaG gene encoding cytochrome c oxidase assembly factor CtaG, giving the protein MEDLFDQLTFRALWTPELIVVLAVVAILYVLLTRKWYVRFEGGTKPQLKHDFMFGLALLFLYLGWGSPLYSTGHMTITLHMLQMVCAYFFSVPLMIIALPKWFLSAAYEGFGNYARMARNFMFHPIVGLIMFNALFSFYHIPVVFDFLMLRPGVHSLYEIAMFIAAWMMWWHIIAPLPKEQYLHDFRRILYIFGNGILITPACALIIFSGYPLYDTYTDMQYWASVMAYCLPANASVSSSMFGGMGFLGSLDAYSDQQLAGILMKVVQEIVYGTAIGITFKQWLQKDSHQDSGEPSISDIPENVKMGDR; this is encoded by the coding sequence ATGGAAGATTTGTTCGACCAATTGACGTTTCGAGCGTTATGGACTCCTGAACTAATCGTCGTTTTAGCCGTTGTGGCAATCCTGTATGTCCTTTTGACGCGTAAGTGGTATGTGCGTTTTGAAGGTGGGACCAAGCCGCAGTTAAAACATGACTTTATGTTTGGATTAGCACTTCTATTCCTATACTTGGGATGGGGGAGTCCTTTATATAGTACAGGCCATATGACCATCACGCTCCATATGCTGCAAATGGTGTGTGCCTATTTCTTTTCCGTGCCGCTCATGATCATCGCGCTGCCGAAATGGTTTTTAAGTGCGGCCTATGAGGGATTCGGAAATTACGCGCGAATGGCCAGAAACTTCATGTTTCACCCGATTGTCGGGTTGATTATGTTTAATGCACTCTTTTCGTTTTATCATATTCCGGTCGTATTTGATTTTTTAATGTTACGTCCGGGTGTTCATAGCTTGTATGAAATCGCTATGTTTATCGCCGCGTGGATGATGTGGTGGCATATAATTGCTCCATTGCCGAAAGAACAATATCTTCATGATTTCCGGCGGATTCTGTATATTTTCGGAAACGGTATTTTAATTACACCCGCGTGTGCCCTGATTATTTTTTCGGGTTACCCGCTTTATGATACGTACACGGATATGCAATATTGGGCAAGCGTCATGGCGTATTGTTTACCGGCAAATGCAAGTGTCTCCTCATCAATGTTTGGAGGCATGGGTTTCCTGGGAAGCCTGGATGCGTACAGTGACCAACAGCTCGCCGGTATTTTGATGAAGGTCGTCCAGGAAATCGTATATGGGACCGCGATCGGCATAACGTTTAAACAATGGCTGCAAAAAGATAGCCACCAAGACAGCGGGGAGCCGTCGATCAGTGACATTCCCGAAAATGTGAAAATGGGAGACCGTTAG
- a CDS encoding GNAT family N-acetyltransferase, with protein MEVYELTKEHADEHIHKTADLLMGQMESIGGPNAYENMVTVIRASMDEGSHAYTFVAQDSERILGAAFLNVQKSLMKGGNFIWLNDLFVHVEHRNQGIAKKLLLYVVHWAEQHDMKGIELETGVNNQATKALYNSLGFYDVVSKRYGFQF; from the coding sequence ATGGAAGTATACGAGTTAACCAAGGAACATGCCGACGAGCATATTCACAAAACAGCTGATCTCCTTATGGGACAAATGGAATCCATCGGCGGGCCCAACGCTTATGAAAATATGGTCACCGTCATCCGTGCGTCCATGGATGAGGGCTCTCATGCGTATACGTTTGTTGCTCAAGACAGCGAAAGGATTCTCGGAGCGGCGTTTCTTAATGTGCAAAAAAGCTTAATGAAAGGCGGCAATTTTATCTGGTTGAACGATCTGTTTGTACATGTCGAACACCGAAATCAAGGCATCGCGAAAAAATTGCTTTTATATGTCGTTCATTGGGCCGAACAACATGATATGAAAGGCATTGAATTGGAAACAGGGGTGAACAACCAAGCGACAAAAGCACTGTACAATTCCCTCGGTTTTTACGACGTCGTTTCCAAACGATATGGATTTCAATTTTAA
- a CDS encoding BsuPI-related putative proteinase inhibitor yields MKVVLAFVALLFVIGCQQEEQSQGEGEEMMEEGLYMQADASETDGGIQVESTLGNGGDEPVELRFNTSQRIEIRLFEEGKPEETVYRSSQEMMYNQVIGDLTLEPGEETTFNEEIPSMYLTEGSSYEGEIQVTVAEMDDDKSPTKPSASFTVDM; encoded by the coding sequence ATGAAAGTTGTACTTGCGTTTGTGGCATTGTTGTTCGTCATTGGTTGTCAACAAGAAGAACAATCTCAAGGGGAAGGGGAAGAGATGATGGAAGAAGGCCTTTACATGCAGGCAGATGCTTCGGAAACGGATGGAGGCATTCAAGTTGAATCAACCCTTGGCAATGGCGGGGATGAGCCGGTGGAACTTCGGTTCAATACGAGCCAACGGATCGAAATAAGGTTGTTTGAAGAAGGGAAGCCGGAAGAAACGGTATACCGTTCCTCCCAAGAGATGATGTACAATCAAGTCATAGGCGACTTGACATTGGAACCGGGCGAGGAAACAACGTTCAATGAAGAGATCCCGTCCATGTATTTGACAGAAGGAAGCAGTTACGAGGGGGAGATTCAGGTCACGGTCGCCGAGATGGATGATGACAAATCCCCGACTAAACCATCTGCTTCGTTCACAGTTGATATGTAA